The DNA sequence TTTCCGGCGCCGTGGCTCGACGGCCGGAATGGCGGGAAATCCGCCCGACAGTCGGCATCGTGCTGAAACTGCCCTCCATCGTCCGCACGTTGCTGTCGGGCGGTGATGACGCCGTGTTGCAGATGGTGATCAAGGTCATCGGCACGATGGGCGCAAAAGTCATCGGCGCTCACGAGATCGCGCCCGGCCTGCTTGCTACGACAGGCACTTTGGGCACCCAGAAACCCACAGACGAAGACCTGCGCGATATTCGCAAGGCGGCTGAGGCGGCACTTGCGCTTGGCACGCTTGATGTCGGGCAGGGAGCGGTGTCGGTTGGCGGTCGCATCGTTGCGCTGGAAGGCGTTGAGGGCACCGATGCCATGCTGGCACGTGTTGCGGCGCTGCGTGCCGAGGGCCGCATATCGCCCCGCCGCAGGGGTGTATTGGTGAAGCTTTGCAAACCGCAACAGGATATCCGCGCCGACCTGCCGACCATCGGTATCGAAACCGTGGAGAATGCGCAGAAAGCCGGCCTGGCGGGCATCGCCGTCGAAGCGGGACGGGCGCTGGTGCTTGACCGCGACGAGATGTTGAAAGCCGCCGATCAGGCGGGCATATTTGTCTGCGGCATCGATACATCACTCGGTAGTGATATGATCGGGGAGAGATGATCGGATGACGGCGACATTAAAAGTGGCGGTTATTGCCGGGGAAGTGTCCGGCGATCTTCTGGGCGCGGATTTGATCCACTCCGTCAAAGCTCGATATCCGGGATCCGTTGAGCTGATGGGCGTCGGCGGCGAGGCGCTGGAAGCGCAGGGACTGACCTCGCTGTTCGATTATTCCGAACTCTCCATCATGGGCTTCACGCAAGTCCTCAAAAAATTGCCGAAACTCATCGCGCGCATCAACCAGACAGCGCAGGCGATCATCGCCGCAAAGCCGGATATTCTGCTGATCATCGACAGCCCGGATTTCACGCATCGTGTTGCGAAAAAAGTCCGCAAGCAATTGCCGAATCTACCGGTTATCAACTACGTCTGCCCCAGCGTCTGGGCGTGGAAGGAATATCGCGCCACCGCGATGTTGTCCTATGTCGATCACGTTCTTGCCCTGCTGCCCTTCGAGCCGGACGCGATGCGGCGTCTCGGCGGCCCGCCAACCACCTTTGTCGGCCATCGTCTCAGCGTCGATCCCGATGTGCTGGCGGTGCGGCAAAAGCGGGCGGAACGCTCCCTTCCGGCAAAGGGTGAAGCCAAAACCATTCTTCTGCTGCCCGGGTCGCGCTCCACTGAAACCACGCGGTTGATGGAGCCATTTCGAGAGGCCGCAAAGGCCTTTGTGGAACGCAACGGCCCAACCCGTTTCGTGTTGCCCACCGTGCCGCGTCAGGAAAACCGTATACGCGAGCTGGCGGCAACATGGCCGGAGTATATAAGGCCCGAAATCGGCATTGATTCCGCCTTCAAATGGAACGCCTTTGCGCGGGCCGATGCGGCGATCGCTGCGTCCGGTACTGTTATTCTCGAACTGGCGCTTGCCGGCGTGCCGACCGTTTCTGTTTATAAGACCGACTGGATTTTCACCATGCTCAGCAAGCGGGTAAAAACCTGGACGGGCGCACTTCCGAACCTGATTGCCGACTACCCGGTTGTGCCAGAATATCTCAACGAGGTGGTGCGGCCAGGGTCCATGCTGCGCTGGGCCGAACGGCTTGCATCCGACACTACCGAGCGGCGGGCGATGCTTGAGGGTTACGCTCTGGTGCAGCAGCGCTTGCACACCGATGTGCCTCCGGGCGAAACCGGCGCTGGCATCCTTCTCGATGTGTTTAACGCCCGCAGACAGCAAGGCTGATAGAGCTGGCCTTCGTAGCCGTTGGCCGAACGTGTTTCTCTTATCCAATAGAAAAAGGCCGGCGGATTTTCACCCGCCGGCCTTTGATGTTTTGATTCCCGGTTTAGCGCTTGGAAACCGGAACGTAGTCACGCTTGCCGGCGCCCGTGTAGAGCTGGCGCGGACGGCCGATGCGCTGCTGCGGATCTTCGATCATTTCGTTCCACTGTGCGATCCAGCCGACGGTGCGGGCGAGCGCGAAGAGAACGGTGAACATGGTGGTGGGGAAGCCGAGCGCCTTCAGCGTGATGCCCGAATAGAAGTCGACATTCGGGTAAAGCTTCTTTTCGACGAAGTAGGGGTCGGAAAGGGCGATCTTTTCCAGTTCCAGCGCAACCTGCATAATCGGATCGTCGGAATTGCCGGTTGCTTCCAGCACTTCGTACATCGTCTTCTGCATGATCTTGGCGCGCGGGTCGTAGTTCTTGTACACGCGGTGGCCAAAGCCCATCAGGCGGAACGGGTCGTTCTTGTCCTTGGCGCGGGCGATGTATTCCGGAATACGGTCAACGGAGCCGATCTCGTTCAGCATGTTGAGCGCCGCTTCGTTGGCGCCGCCGTGGGCAGGGCCCCAGAGGCAGGCGATGCCAGCCGCAATACAGGCGAACGGGTTCGCACCCGAAGAACCGGCAAGACGCACCGTGGAGGTGGAAGCGTTCTGCTCGTGGTCGGCATGCAGGATGAAGATGCGGTCCATGGCGCGGGCCAGAACCGGATCGACCTTGTAATCCTCGCAGGGCACGGCAAAGCACATGTGCAGGAAGTTGGAAGCGTAGTCCAGATCGTTCTTCGGGTAAACGAAGGGCTGACCGATATGGTACTTGTACGCCATGGCGGCGATCGTCGGCATCTTCGCGATCATGCGCAGCGAAGCGACCATGCGCTGGTGCGGATCGGTAATGTCGGTCGAGTCGTGATAGAAGGCCGAGAGCGCGCCGACCGTGCCGCACATGACGGCCATCGGATGCGCATCGCGACGGTAGCCGGTGAAGAAGCGGCTCATCTGCTCATGCACCATGGTGTGGCGCGTAACGCGGGTGTCGAAGTCCTTCTTCTGCGCAGCCGTCGGCAGTTCGCCGTAAAGCAGCAGATAGCAGGTTTCCAGGAAGTCGCCCTGTTCGGCAAGCTGCTCGATCGGGAAGCCGCGGTGAAGGAGAACACCTTCGTCACCATCGATATAGGTGATCTTGGATTCGCAGGAGGCCGTCGACGTGAAACCCGGGTCGTAAGTGAAGGAGCCCGTGTGCTTGTAGAGCGTGGCGATATCGACGACGCTTGGTCCAATCGTGCCTTCCCTTACCGGGAGTTCCACCTGCTTTTCGCCAAGTGTCACTGTAGCGCTTTTTTCCGTCATACTGATCCTCCGAGAACATGCGGGTGGAGGCGTTGAGACACGCCTCGCGGTTAAGCGTCTACCGATTAGCTATATGATCCTTGCGCCGATGCCAAGCTATTCGAAGGTCAAATTGTGCATTGCGGCAAACGCAATTACGTTGCTTGCGGCTTTATCGGCCATGGCAATTCAATCTCGGTCAACGCAACATTAAAGGAAAGGATTGCAATCCTTCCCGCTGCCCTGCAAACCTGTTTCCGGTGCGGCAGGGGCGCGGCGCGGATTGCTTGGTCAAGGGGAAAAAAAGCATTTCGGATATGCCGAAACGTTGCAGGGTGGCTTGCCCGGCACGCATGAAATCCTGTTTCCCGTTCACCGCGCCGGCGATGTTGTGGCTTGTGATTTGCCCACCCTTGCTGTCAGGCGGAATCTCAAGGCAGTCATCGCCGGAAAGGTTGCCGACTGCGTCGCCGAGGAGCGCGCATTCGGCCATGATTTCCTTTTTGTTCCCGTCCTTATCGGCTGCGGCGCGATCCTGTGGTTTTCCCTTGATGTCACGCCGTCCTTGCCCGCTCTCGCAATCATATTCCTGCTTGCCGCCGGTCTGGCGCTGCTTACCCGGTATAATAACGGCCTGTCGGCGGCGGCCTGCGGCGCTGGCGCTTTTCTTCTGCTGGGCATGCTTCTGGCAGATATTGAAACCCGGCGAGCGGGAACAGTGGTGCTGGATACCCCGGTTACAACCACCATCACCGGCACGGTGGTTCGCCGGGAGGTGGATGCGCGCGGCTCCTGGCGATATGTTATTCAGCTGGCTGCGACCGAAGCGCCGGCATTGTCGCGCCCGCCGACGAGAATTTCGCTGCTTTCCCGTGGCGGAGGTGAGCCGGTCGCACTTGGCGCGACCATTCAAGGCAAAGCCCGGCTGTCGCCACCTTCCGGTCCAGCCTTGCCGGGTCTGAACGACTTTGCCTTCGCTTCCTATTTCAAAGGCATAGGTGCGACCGGATTTTTCTACAAGCCGCCGCAGGCGCTGATATCACCAAAGGGAGACATGAAAGGCGAAACGCGTTGGCTGGAATGGGCGGATATGCGGCTTTATGGCCTGCGCAGCGCCATTGCAGAGCGCATCCGCAACACCATTGGCGGTGACGCCGGAGCCTTCGCCGCCTCCATTATCACCGATGAGAGACAGGCGATCTCGGCACCCACGATGGAAGCATTGAGGCTTTCCGGCCTTGCCCATATCGTCGCCATATCCGGGCTGAACATGGCGCTCGCCGCAGGCATATTCTTTGTGGGGTTGAGGCTGACCTTCAGCCTGTTTCCTGCCTTTGCTCAGCGCTGGCCCGTCAAGAAGATTTCGGCTTTCGCGGCGCTCTTGATGACGCTCGCCTATTACCTGATTTCCGGTTTCGCCGTCTCCGCTGAGCGTGCCTGGCTGATGATGTCGGTGATGCTGATCGCGGTCCTTTTTGATCAGCCGTCGCTCAGCCTCCGCAATGTGGCTATTTCGGCTCTCATCATCCTCGGCTTTTCGCCTTCGGAAATCATGGGGCCGAGTTTCCAGATGTCGTTTGCCGCGACCATCGCGCTCGTATCCACCTATGCCTGGTGGGGCCGCCGGCGCAGCGATCACGAGCGACTGTTGATCGGACGCAGACCGGTATGGATGACGGCGGCACAGATGGCAGGCACCGTCATTGGCGGCGTCATCACCACATCGTTGATTGGCGGACTTTCGACGGCGATCTATTCGGCAGAGCATTTTCACCGTGTCACCACCTATGGACTTTTCGCCAATCTGGCCGCCATGCCGCTGATGTCGCTGATCGTCATGCCCTTTGGCCTGCTCGCCATGCTGCTGATGCCGTTCGGGTTGGATGCGCCATTCCTGAAGATCATGGGCTATGGCATGGCGCTCGTCATCGAAGTCGCCAATGAAGTGGCGTCCTGGGGCGGCAGCGCGGCGACGGGGCGGCCACATGAGTGGTTCATTGGCCTCGGCTCCGCTGGCTTCCTGCTGCTCACCTTGCTGCGCAGCCGGCTTGCATTGCTTGGTATTCCGCTTCTTGTCTCCGCCTTCGGCCTGTCGGCGGCCGTGGCCTATCGCGATGTCCCGGATTTGCTCATTCACGAGGAGGGTGAGTTGGTGGCGCTGCTGGAAGACGGCAAGGCCTATACGACAAAAACGCGACCACAGGGCTTCGTATACGGCCAGTGGCAAAGAGCACTCCTGTTGCCGGAACAGCCTGTGCCACCGGTCATTCTTAAAGCGCATGCCGCAGTAACCAGTGTAGGCTTGACCGCAAAATCAAAACTTACGCCGGAGGAGATGAGGGCGGTGATGCGGCAGATGACGGCAGCGCTGAAAGATGCGCAACCCGGCGTCTTCACCTGCAGCAAAGGCATATGGTGCGTGGCGCGCGCCAGGAGCGGGGAGTGGATCGTCGTTCTGGAAGATGGCCGGTTTGCCGGAAAAGCCTGCGATATCGCCGATATTGTCGTCGTTTCCCGCAGGACCTCGTTTTCACAATGCCGCTCAGGAGCACTTCTACTCAACCGCGATATATTGCGGCGCATTGGCTCGGTAGAAATAGGCTTCGCCGGCAATAATCAGCCGGGGGTGGTCGGACGACTACGCGCAGCAATTGCCGGGGCGAACAGGCCATGGAGCGAGCACCGCTACTACGACTGGAAAAGCGACCGCTTCGAATACGAGGTGCCGGAACCGGTCAGGCAGTTGCTGACGGCATCGCAATAAACGCCGTCAGCAGTGATATTCAGACCTTCACGCGCAGATCGTCAGTCAATGCGCCAATGCCGCTGATTTCCTGTTCATGCGCCGCATCGCGCCAGATCTCCTTCACTCCGGCCTCATACCACTCACGCATGGCGGGCAGGGTGAGCAGCCGATCGCAATAGGCTTTTGCCGCAGGTGAAAGATCGGCGCCATAGGTCTGGAAACGGAACGCCACGGGGCAGAAAAAAGCATCGACCGCCGTGAATTTCTGACCGGCAAGATAGGGACCGCCGAATTTTGTCAGACCTTCGCTCCATAACGCATCGATGCGCTTTATGTCTGCCGCAAGCCCGGCATCGCCACCCTTCGGCTTGACCCGAATACCGACCGACATGGGATAAAGATTGCGCAGTGAGGAAAAGCCGGCATGCATTTCGCTCGCCGCCGAACGCGACCATGCCCGCGCCTGCTTGTCGCTCGCCCAGACGCCCTGGTGCCGTTCTGCGAGATATTCGGCGATCGACAGCGTTTCCCATATCGTCACGCCATCATCGACAAGGCAGGGCACCTTGCCGGTCGGCGAAAAGCTGGAAAAGGCGACACCTTCGCCAAACGGAACAAGTCTCTCATCAAAGGCGATACCGAGCGTGCGCATCAACACCCACGGCCGCAGCGACCATGAGGAGTAGTTCTTGTTGGCGATGTAAAGATCGTACATGGCTTATCTCCCGGATATGACGCGCATTTCTATACCTGTCGGGGCATGATGGAATACCGAAAATAATCCATGGCACCCATAAGTCGCGTTGATGAATGACGGGGGCTTTGCACCGAGTATCACCATTCGGTGGCAGCGCCAGGCCAGCCGCATCCCCCAGCGTAAACGAACTCACGCAACCAGATGTCCACGGCATATGACGCAGTGGTGGCAACAGGCCGGGGGCAAGGCCGTAACAACGATATCCATATGAAACTGGAACTGATCTTTACCAGACAGAATGCAACTGTCTGCTGGAAGCATAAGATTGCCCGACACTCGCATGGTCAGCCGAATTCCGGAATTGCCGTCATCTTCGACAGGAGCCATCTCATGACGACGCCTGTCTTGAGAGGATGACGGTTAAATCAGATCAATGGTAACGGCGTATAAGTCCGACCAGCTTGCCCTGAATTTTTACCCGATCAGGCCCGAAGATACGGGTTTCATAAGCGGGGTTGGCCGCTTCCAGCGCGATGGAAGCGCCCTTGCGGCGGAAACGCTTCAGCGTCGCTTCCTCGTCATCCACCAATGCCACGACGATATCGCCCGGATTGGCGGTATTGCTGTTGCGGATGATGACGGTATCACCGTCGAAAATCCCGGCCTCGATCATCGAATCGCCCTTAACTTCGAGCGCGTAATGTTCACCCGAACCCAGCATGTCAACCGGCACGGCAACATCATGCGTATTGTTCTGAATGGCGGAAATCGGCACGCCGGCGGCGATGCGACCCATGACCGGAACGGTGACCGCGCCGCCGAGA is a window from the Agrobacterium tumefaciens genome containing:
- the lpxB gene encoding lipid-A-disaccharide synthase; translation: MTATLKVAVIAGEVSGDLLGADLIHSVKARYPGSVELMGVGGEALEAQGLTSLFDYSELSIMGFTQVLKKLPKLIARINQTAQAIIAAKPDILLIIDSPDFTHRVAKKVRKQLPNLPVINYVCPSVWAWKEYRATAMLSYVDHVLALLPFEPDAMRRLGGPPTTFVGHRLSVDPDVLAVRQKRAERSLPAKGEAKTILLLPGSRSTETTRLMEPFREAAKAFVERNGPTRFVLPTVPRQENRIRELAATWPEYIRPEIGIDSAFKWNAFARADAAIAASGTVILELALAGVPTVSVYKTDWIFTMLSKRVKTWTGALPNLIADYPVVPEYLNEVVRPGSMLRWAERLASDTTERRAMLEGYALVQQRLHTDVPPGETGAGILLDVFNARRQQG
- a CDS encoding LpxI family protein; this encodes MTGGGRLAIVAGSGQLPLYVAAAAREMGENPFIVRLRDDSSFDWSGFDNAVISVGDVAGLGRLLRENRVDRVVLSGAVARRPEWREIRPTVGIVLKLPSIVRTLLSGGDDAVLQMVIKVIGTMGAKVIGAHEIAPGLLATTGTLGTQKPTDEDLRDIRKAAEAALALGTLDVGQGAVSVGGRIVALEGVEGTDAMLARVAALRAEGRISPRRRGVLVKLCKPQQDIRADLPTIGIETVENAQKAGLAGIAVEAGRALVLDRDEMLKAADQAGIFVCGIDTSLGSDMIGER
- the gltA gene encoding citrate synthase, whose translation is MTEKSATVTLGEKQVELPVREGTIGPSVVDIATLYKHTGSFTYDPGFTSTASCESKITYIDGDEGVLLHRGFPIEQLAEQGDFLETCYLLLYGELPTAAQKKDFDTRVTRHTMVHEQMSRFFTGYRRDAHPMAVMCGTVGALSAFYHDSTDITDPHQRMVASLRMIAKMPTIAAMAYKYHIGQPFVYPKNDLDYASNFLHMCFAVPCEDYKVDPVLARAMDRIFILHADHEQNASTSTVRLAGSSGANPFACIAAGIACLWGPAHGGANEAALNMLNEIGSVDRIPEYIARAKDKNDPFRLMGFGHRVYKNYDPRAKIMQKTMYEVLEATGNSDDPIMQVALELEKIALSDPYFVEKKLYPNVDFYSGITLKALGFPTTMFTVLFALARTVGWIAQWNEMIEDPQQRIGRPRQLYTGAGKRDYVPVSKR
- a CDS encoding glutathione S-transferase family protein, which gives rise to MYDLYIANKNYSSWSLRPWVLMRTLGIAFDERLVPFGEGVAFSSFSPTGKVPCLVDDGVTIWETLSIAEYLAERHQGVWASDKQARAWSRSAASEMHAGFSSLRNLYPMSVGIRVKPKGGDAGLAADIKRIDALWSEGLTKFGGPYLAGQKFTAVDAFFCPVAFRFQTYGADLSPAAKAYCDRLLTLPAMREWYEAGVKEIWRDAAHEQEISGIGALTDDLRVKV
- a CDS encoding ComEC/Rec2 family competence protein, which codes for MQGGLPGTHEILFPVHRAGDVVACDLPTLAVRRNLKAVIAGKVADCVAEERAFGHDFLFVPVLIGCGAILWFSLDVTPSLPALAIIFLLAAGLALLTRYNNGLSAAACGAGAFLLLGMLLADIETRRAGTVVLDTPVTTTITGTVVRREVDARGSWRYVIQLAATEAPALSRPPTRISLLSRGGGEPVALGATIQGKARLSPPSGPALPGLNDFAFASYFKGIGATGFFYKPPQALISPKGDMKGETRWLEWADMRLYGLRSAIAERIRNTIGGDAGAFAASIITDERQAISAPTMEALRLSGLAHIVAISGLNMALAAGIFFVGLRLTFSLFPAFAQRWPVKKISAFAALLMTLAYYLISGFAVSAERAWLMMSVMLIAVLFDQPSLSLRNVAISALIILGFSPSEIMGPSFQMSFAATIALVSTYAWWGRRRSDHERLLIGRRPVWMTAAQMAGTVIGGVITTSLIGGLSTAIYSAEHFHRVTTYGLFANLAAMPLMSLIVMPFGLLAMLLMPFGLDAPFLKIMGYGMALVIEVANEVASWGGSAATGRPHEWFIGLGSAGFLLLTLLRSRLALLGIPLLVSAFGLSAAVAYRDVPDLLIHEEGELVALLEDGKAYTTKTRPQGFVYGQWQRALLLPEQPVPPVILKAHAAVTSVGLTAKSKLTPEEMRAVMRQMTAALKDAQPGVFTCSKGIWCVARARSGEWIVVLEDGRFAGKACDIADIVVVSRRTSFSQCRSGALLLNRDILRRIGSVEIGFAGNNQPGVVGRLRAAIAGANRPWSEHRYYDWKSDRFEYEVPEPVRQLLTASQ
- the lexA gene encoding transcriptional repressor LexA is translated as MLTRKQQELLLFIHERMKESGVPPSFDEMKDALDLASKSGIHRLITALEERGFIRRLPNRARALEVIKLPEAYAPGARPQRGFSPSVIEGSLGKPKAPEPPPAPKAPANDLGGAVTVPVMGRIAAGVPISAIQNNTHDVAVPVDMLGSGEHYALEVKGDSMIEAGIFDGDTVIIRNSNTANPGDIVVALVDDEEATLKRFRRKGASIALEAANPAYETRIFGPDRVKIQGKLVGLIRRYH